In Dermacentor andersoni chromosome 4, qqDerAnde1_hic_scaffold, whole genome shotgun sequence, the following proteins share a genomic window:
- the LOC140217071 gene encoding uncharacterized protein, producing the protein VGDEDVVNVPPAPLRRPYAPTMSFTGLAPPPFFFSTPGRQSLPWEQWEPMFNVYLLASGAAAFKPEQRKAILLHCLGTEGQHIYQTLHAGTSAAAPAAPSAAARADDKSVVAPPDEYDSALAALRHQFSTSRNVIIERHRFHRRSQHTGESVHDFVAALRELASHCSFASQDDALRDQFVADVASTRVREWLLLEGSTLSFENSVRIALQFEQAAEELKELSASVDAISLRQRRKPSSHASKKRNSQPAATLEQNLTRSAGGSRAPQRSRPPERNQEQSSRSGSSHCLRYGSRNHIASAPQCPAQEVILELKKPDGRAASAKFREGHASVEDVHRVLKGEVDIPELPVVVPFIDAGNSIVVVQPVFYSLESITVK; encoded by the exons GTTGGCGACGAAGATGTCGTGAACGTACCCCCAgccccgctgcgccgtccgtatgcgcccaccatgagcttcaccggccttgctccgccaccgttttTCTTTTCGACGCCTGGCCGTCAGtcattgccatgggagcagtgggagccgatgttcaacgtgtacttactggcatccggagccgctgcattcaagccggagcaacgcaaggctattcttttgcattgtttggggaCGGAGGGCCAGCATATTTATCAGACGCTACATGCAGGGACCAGCGCCGCAGCACCGGCCGCGCCAAGTGCCGCAGCACGCGCCGATGACAAGTCTGTcgtggcccctcctgacgaatacgactctgcactcgctgcattacggcaccagttttcgacgtcgcgcaacgttatcatcgagcgtcatcgctttcaccgccgcagccaacacacaggcgagtccgttcatgattttgttgccgctctacgggagctagcgtcacattgttcgtttgcctcgcaagatgatgctCTGCGGGATCAATTCGTTGCCGACGTAGCTTCCACTCGCGTACGTGAGTggttactgctcgagggttccacactttcattcgagaattctgttcgaattgcacttcagtttgagcaggcggctgaagagctaaaggagctttctgcttcggtcgatgcaatttcattgcggcagcgtcgTAAACCATCGTCGCATGCCtcgaaaaaaaggaattcacAACCGGCAGCCACCTTAgagcagaatttaacgaggagcgcgggcggctcacgtgcgccgcagcgGAGCCGCCCCCCTGAGCGGAACCAAGAACAGAGTAGTCGCTCCGGTTCGTCACATTGTTTACGATACGGCTCGCGGAACCACATCGCATCAGCGCCGCAGTGCCCAGCGCAAG AAGTGAtcctcgagctgaagaaaccagatggcagagctgctTCTGCAAAATTTCGGGAAGGCCATGCATCCGTGGAAG atgTACACCGAGTCCTCAAGGGTGAAGTAGACATACCAGAGCTTCCGGTGGTCGTCCCATTCATTGATGCTGGCAACTCGATTGTGGTGGTCCAGCCAGTGTTCTACAGCCTCGAAAGCATCACTGTGAAATGA